Proteins encoded in a region of the Azospirillum thiophilum genome:
- a CDS encoding FecR family protein, with amino-acid sequence MPPSHPSDDDRVTEEAADWCLRLQSSDVGDADRAAFECWCLADPRHLAEFDAMREIWGLSAGLRPRVTMVPVTAAVPPGADGGRAAPAAVVRVSSRRRRWAMAACVTAALAACWPVGWSFGVLPGSVDVFLGGGRHRLVELPDGSTVDLNVHTTLFFAQFRDRRSALMDHGEAYFAVAHDAALPFTVFTAGHQVRVTGTKFNVWANDGDLAVTLTEGSVTVASSAAAGGSPCG; translated from the coding sequence ATGCCTCCGTCACATCCCTCCGACGACGACCGCGTGACCGAAGAGGCTGCGGACTGGTGCCTGCGCCTGCAATCGTCCGATGTCGGCGACGCCGACCGCGCGGCTTTCGAATGCTGGTGCCTGGCGGATCCGCGCCATCTGGCGGAATTCGACGCGATGCGGGAGATCTGGGGACTGTCCGCCGGCCTGCGCCCGCGGGTGACCATGGTTCCCGTGACGGCGGCGGTGCCGCCTGGGGCGGACGGCGGGCGGGCGGCACCGGCTGCCGTTGTCCGGGTCTCGTCCCGGCGGCGGCGCTGGGCGATGGCGGCCTGCGTGACGGCGGCCCTGGCCGCCTGCTGGCCGGTGGGTTGGTCGTTCGGCGTACTGCCCGGGAGCGTCGATGTCTTCCTCGGTGGCGGCCGGCACCGCCTGGTCGAGCTGCCCGACGGTTCGACGGTCGATCTGAACGTCCACACCACCCTGTTCTTTGCCCAGTTCCGCGACAGGCGCAGCGCCCTGATGGACCATGGGGAGGCCTATTTCGCGGTCGCGCACGATGCGGCGCTTCCCTTCACCGTCTTCACCGCCGGCCATCAGGTCCGGGTGACGGGGACGAAGTTCAATGTCTGGGCCAATGACGGCGATCTTGCCGTGACGCTGACCGAAGGCTCGGTCACGGTTGCGTCGTCCGCGGCGGCGGGGGGGAGCCCTTGCGGCTGA